A region of Oxyura jamaicensis isolate SHBP4307 breed ruddy duck chromosome 9, BPBGC_Ojam_1.0, whole genome shotgun sequence DNA encodes the following proteins:
- the KIF1A gene encoding kinesin-like protein KIF1A isoform X4 — protein sequence MAGASVKVAVRVRPFNSREMSRESKCIIQMSGSTTTILNPKQPKETPKSFSFDYSYWSHTTPADINYASQKQVYRDIGEEMLQHAFEGYNVCIFAYGQTGAGKSYTMMGKQEKDQQGIIPQLCEDLFSRINDTTNDNMSYSVEVSYMEIYCERVRDLLNPKNKGNLRVREHPLMGPYVEDLSKLAVTSYNDIQDLMDSGNKARTVAATNMNETSSRSHAVFNIIFTQKRHDAETDITTEKVSKISLVDLAGSERADSTGAKGTRLKEGANINKSLTTLGKVISALAEMDSGPNKNKKKKKTDFIPYRDSVLTWLLRENLGGNSRTAMVAALSPADINYDETLSTLRYADRAKQIRCNAVINEDPNNKLIRELKDEVARLRDLLYAQGLGDIIDTHPAAEGSKYVSDFENNNGTSGAELSQRHDNLSTVTNAIAGISPSSSLSALSSRAASVASLHERIMFAPGSEEAIERLKETEKIIAELNETWEEKLRRTEAIRMEREALLAEMGVAMREDGGTLGVFSPKKTPHLVNLNEDPLMSECLLYYIKDGITRVGREDAEKRQDIVLSGHFIKEEHCLFRSDTRTGGEVIVTLEPCEGADTYVNGKKVTEPSVLRSGNRIIMGKSHVFRFNHPEQARQERERTPCAETPAEPVDWAFAQRELLEKQGIDMKQEMEQRLQELEDQYRREREEANYLLEQQRLDYESKLEALQKQMDSRYYPEANEEEEEPEDEVQWTEREFELALWAFRKWKWYQFTSLRDLLWGNAIFLKEANAISVELKKKVQFQFVLLTDTLYSPLPPDLLPPDAAKDREKRPFPRTIVAVEVQDQKNGATHYWTLEKLRQRLDLMREMYDRAAEVPSSVIEDCDNVVTGGDPFYDRFPWFRLVGSSPLFNTCMSERMADLTPSPTFSNPDSDITEPADEQHEGQEEEEEEAEDLEEDIFPECPLCDGRDPFYDRSPLFSLVGRAFVYLSNLLYPVPLVHRVAIVSEKGEVKGFLRVAVQAISADEEAPDYGSGVRQSGTAKISFDDQHFEKFQSESCPAVGMSRSGTSQEELRIVEGQGQISDLGPSADEVNNNTCAVTPEDLLLDSPEKSTMDGPLEAALDHLKLGSIFTFRVTVLQASSISAEYADIFCQFNFIHRHDEAFSTEPLKNTGRGPPLGFYHVQNIAVEVTKSFIEYIKSQPIVFEVFGHYQQHPFPPLCKDVLSPLRPSRRHFPRVMPLSKPVPATKLSTMTRPSAGPCQCKYDLMVFFEICELEANGDYIPAVVDHRGGMPCHGTFLLHQGIQRRITVTLVHETGSLIRWKEVRELVVGRIRNTPEADESLIDPNILSLNILSSGYIHPSQDDRQFLDSDMPSISFGNDTRTFYQFETAWDSSMHNSLLLNRVTPYREKIYITLSAYIEMENCTQPAVITKDFCMVFYSRDAKLPASRSIRNLFGSGSLRASESNRVTGVYELSLCRVADAGSPGMQRRRRRVLDTSVAYVRGEENLAGWRPRSDSLILDHQWELEKLSLLQEVEKTRHYLLLREKLETTQRLGLESLSPCSSEDSESRSTSCVSSPLSADGAPEGRTSLPETPSERQKELAVKCLRLLTHTFNREYSHSHVCISASESKSCARLRAETPVHTSAPPQLSEMSVTLMRDPSMSALGVTTLTPSSTCPSLVEGRYNAMEVRTLQVSSRVESPDLEPVVEGEQKKSPARRPEEEKEPQRLLVPDIQEIRVSPIVSKKGYLHFLEPHTNGWVKRFVVVRRPYVYIYNSDKDSVERAILNLSKAQVEYSEDQQAMLKQTPNTFAVCTEHRGILLQASSDKDMHDWLYAFNPLLAGSIRSKLSRRRTAQMRI from the exons CCATCCTGAACCCGAAGCAACCCAAAGAGACACCGAAAAGCTTCAGCTTTGACTATTCCTACTGGTCCCACACCACG CCCGCAGACATCAATTATGCATCCCAGAAGCAGGTGTACCGGGACATTGGCGAGGAGATGTTGCAGCATGCCTTCGAAGGCTATAACGTCTGCATCTTTGCCTACGGGCAGACAGGGGCTGGCAAATCCTACACCATGAtggggaagcaggagaaggaCCAGCAAGGCATCATCCCACAG CTGTGTGAGGACCTCTTCTCCCGAATCAACGACACAACCAACGACAACATGTCCTACTCCGTGGAG GTGAGCTACATGGAGATATACTGCGAGCGGGTCAGAGACCTCCTGAACCCCAAGAACAAGGGGAACCTGCGGGTGAGGGAGCATCCCCTCATGGGCCCCTATGTCGAGGACCTCTCCAAGCTGGCTGTGACCTCCTACAATGACATCCAGGATCTCATGGACTCAGGGAACAAGGCCCG CACGGTGGCTGCCACCAACATGAACGAGACCAGCAGCCGCTCACACGCCGTCTTCAACATCATCTTCACCCAGAAGCGACACGACGCCGAGACGGACATCACCACCGAGAAG GTCAGCAAAATCAGCCTGGTGGACCTGGCTGGGAGCGAGCGAGCTGACTCCACCGGTGCGAAGGGCACGAGGCTGAAG GAAGGAGCAAACATCAACAAGTCCTTGACCACACTGGGGAAAGTCATCTCTGCTCTGGCCGAAATG GATTCAGGGCCAAATAAG aacaagaagaagaagaaaacgGATTTCATCCCCTACCGGGACTCGGTGCTAACCTGGCTGCTGCGGGAGAACCTGG GGGGCAACTCCAGGACCGCCATGGTCGCTGCGCTCAGCCCCGCCGACATCAACTACGATGAGACCCTCAGCACGTTAAG GTATGCTGATCGCGCCAAGCAGATCCGCTGCAACGCCGTCATCAACGAGGACCCCAACAACAAGCTCATCCGGGAGCTGAAGGACGAGGTGGCCCGCCTGCGTGACCTCCTCTACGCCCAGGGTCTCGGGGACATCATTGACA cCCATCCTGCTGCGGAAGGATCCAAAT ATGTGTCCGACTTTGAGAACAATAATGGCACTagtggggcagagctgagccaacGCCATGACAATCTCTCCACAGTGACCAACGCCATTGCCGGCATCAgcccctcttcctccctgtcAGCTCTCTCCAGCCGCGCCGCCTCCGTTGCCAGCCTCCACGAGCGCATCATGTTTGCTCCAGGCAGCGAAGAGGCCATCGAGAGGCTTAAG GAAACAGAGAAGATCATTGCTGAGCTGAACGAGACGTGGGAGGAGAAGCTGCGCAGGACAGAGGCGATCCGGATGGAGAG ggaagCCTTGCTGGCCGAGATGGGGGTGGCCATGAGAGAGGACGGAGGCACCCTGGGTGTTTTCTCTCCTAAAAAG ACGCCCCACTTGGTCAACCTGAACGAGGACCCGCTCATGTCTGAGTGCCTTCTCTACTACATCAAGGACGGGATAACCAG GGTTGGTCGGGAAGATGCAGAGAAGAGGCAGGACATTGTTCTCAGCGGGCACTTCATCAAGGAAGAGCACTGCCTCTTCCGCAGCGACACAAGGACGGGCGGTGAAG TGATTGTGACCCTGGAGCCCTGCGAAGGCGCCGACACCTACGTGAATGGCAAAAAGGTGACGGAGCCCAGCGTCCTGCGGTCAG GAAACCGGATCATCATGGGGAAGAGCCACGTCTTCCGCTTCAACCACCCCGAGCAGGCCCGGCAGGAGCGGGAGCGGACGCCGTGTGCGGAGACGCCCGCCGAGCCCGTGGACTGGGCCTTTGCCCAGagagagctgctggagaagcagggcATCGACATGAAGCAGGAGATGGAGCAGAG GCTGCAGGAACTGGAGGACCAGTACCGGCGGGAGAGGGAGGAGGCCAATTACCttctggagcagcagaggctg GACTATGAGAGCAAATTGGaggctctgcagaagcagatgGACTCTAGGTATTACCCTGAGGCCAACGAGGAAGAAGAAGAACCTGAAGATGAAG TGcagtggacggagcgggagttCGAGCTCGCCCTCTGGGCCTTCAGGAAGTGGAAGTGGTACCAGTTCACCTCCCTCCGTGACCTGCTGTGGGGCAACGCCATCTTCCTCAAGGAAGCCAACGCCATCAGCGTGGAGCTGAAGAAAAAG GTCCAGTTCCAGTTTGTCCTCCTGACGGACACGCTGTATTCGCCGCTCCCTCCCGACCTGCTGCCTCCTGATGCTGCCAAGGACCGGGAGAAGCGGCCGTTCCCCCGGACCATCGTGGCTGTGGAGGTGCAGGACCAGAAGAACGGGGCAACGCATTACTGGACCCTGGAGAAGCTCAG GCAGCGCCTGGACCTAATGCGCGAAATGTACGACCGTGCAGCAGAAGTGCCTTCGAGCGTCATCGAGGACTGCGACAACGTGGTGACCGGCGGAGATCCCTTCTACGACCGCTTCCCGTGGTTCAGGCTGGTTGGCAG CTCTCCTCTTTTCAACACATGCATGAGCGAGCGCATGGCTGATCTCACCCCCTCCCCTACCTTCTCGAACCCCGACTCCGACATCACCGAGCCTGCTGACGAGCAGCacgaggggcaggaggaggaggaggaggaggcggaggacCTGGAGGAAGACATCTTTCCGGAGTGCCCGCTGTGTGATGGCCGGGATCCGTTTTACGACCGCTCCCCCCTGTTCAGTTTAGTAGGAAG GGCCTTCGTGTACCTCAGCAACCTGCTGTACCCCGTGCCCCTGGTCCATCGCGTGGCCATCGTCAGCGAGAAGGGCGAGGTGAAGGGCTTCCTGCGCGTGGCCGTCCAGGCCATCTCAG CCGACGAGGAGGCCCCGGACTATGGCTCCGGAGTGCGGCAGTCGGGGACGGCGAAGATATCCTTTGACGACCAGCACTTTGAGAAG TTCCAGTCCGAGTCCTGCCCCGCCGTGGGGATGTCCCGCTCGGGAACCTCCCAGGAGGAGCTGCGCATCGTCGAAGGCCAGGGGCAGATCAGTGACTTGGGGCCCTCCGCCGACGAAGTCAACAACAACACCTGCGCAG TGACACCAGAGGACCTTCTCCTGGACAGCCCAGAGAAGTCCACAATGGATGGGCCCCTGGAGGCAGCTCTGGACCACCTGAAGCTGGGCAGCATCTTCACTTTCCGAGTGACTGTCCTGCAAGCCTCCAGCATCTCAGCAGAATATGCAGATATCTTCTGCCAGTTCAA CTTCATCCATCGCCACGACGAGGCCTTTTCAACAGAGCCCTTGAAGAACACAGGGCGAGGGCCGCCGCTGGGTTTCTACCACGTCCAAAAC atTGCTGTGGAGGTGACCAAGTCCTTCATCGAGTACATCAAGAGCCAGCCGATCGTATTTGAAGTTTTTGGGCACTATCAGCAACACCCCTTCCCACCTCTCTGCAAGGACGTCCTCAG CCCACTGAGGCCATCCCGGCGCCACTTCCCCCGGGTGATGCCGCTCTCCAAGCCAG tgcctgccACCAAACTGAGCACCATGACTCGTCCCAGCGCCGGACCCTGCCAGTGCAAGTACGACCTGATGGTCTTCTTCGAGATCTGCGAGCTGGAGGCCAATGGCGA CTACATCCCGGCCGTTGTGGACCACCGCGGAGGCATGCCGTGCCACGGCACCTTCCTGCTCCACCAG GGTATCCAGAGGAGGATCACCGTCACCTTGGTGCATGAAACGGGCAGCCTGATCCGCTGGAAGGAAGTGCGGGAGCTGGTTGTGG GTCGGATCCGGAACACCCCAGAAGCTGACGAGTCTCTCATCGACCCCAACATCCTGTCCCTGAACATCCTGTCCTCTGGCTACATCCATCCTTCCCAGGATGACCG GCAGTTTCTTGATTCGGATATGCCTAG CATTTCATTCGGAAATGACACTAG GACTTTCTACCAGTTTGAGACGGCGTGGGACAGCTCCATGCACAACTCCCTGCTGCTCAACCGCGTCACCCCGTACCGGGAGAAAATCTACATCACCCTTTCCGCATACATCGAG ATGGAGAACTGCACCCAGCCCGCCGTCATCACCAAAGATTTCTGCATGGTTTTCTACTCCCGCGACGCCAAGCTCCCTGCCTCCCGCTCCATCCGCAACCTCTTCGGCAGCGGCAGCCTGCGGGCTTCCGAGAG CAACCGCGTGACGGGCGTCTACGAGCTGAGCCTGTGCCGTGTGGCGGACGCCGGCAGTCCAG GCATGCAGAGGCGTCGCCGGCGTGTGCTGGACACCTCCGTAGCCTACGTCAGGGGAGAGGAGAACCTGGCCGGCTGGCGGCCCCGCAGCGACAGCCTCATCCTCGACCATCAGTGGGAGCTGGAGAAACTCAGCCTCCTGCAAGAA GTGGAGAAGACCAGGCACTACCTGCTGCTGCGTGAGAAGCTGGAGACCACCCAGCGGCTGGGCCTGGAGAGCCTGTCCCCGTGCTCCAGCGAGGACTCCGAGTCTCGAAGCACCTCCTGCGTCTCCTCCCCGCTGTCTGCCGACGGGGCCCCGGAGGGACGGACCTCTCTGCCCGAGACCCCCAGCGAGAGGCAGAAGGAGCTGGCTGTGAAG TGCCTGCGCCTGCTCACGCACACCTTCAACCGCGAGTACAGCCACAGCCACGTCTGCATCAGCGCCAGCGAGAGCAAG AGCTGTGCCCGGCTTCGGGCAGAGACTCCAGTCCACACCTCCGCTCCTCCACAGCTGTCTGAAATGTCTGTGACCCTGATGAGAGATCCCTCCATGTCAGCTCTCGGGGTCACCACCCTCACCCCCTCCTCAACCTGCCCATCGCTGGTGGAAGGACGCTACAATGCCATGGAAGTCAG AACCCTGCAGGTCTCCTCCAGGGTGGAGAGTCCTGACCTGGAGCCTGTGGTGGAAGGGGAGCAGAAGAAGTCCCCAGCCCGCCGgcctgaggaagagaaggagccCCAGCGTCTGCTGGTGCCCGACATTCAGGAGATCCGGGTCAG ccccatCGTCTCCAAGAAGGGCTACCTGCACTTCCTGGAGCCCCACACCAACGGGTGGGTGAAGCGCTTCGTGGTGGTCAGGCGCCCGTACGTCTACATCTACAACTCGGACAAGGACTCGGTGGAGAGGGCCATACTCAACCTCTCCAAGGCCCAAGTGGAGTACAGCGAGGACCAGCAGGCCATGCTGAAG CAGACCCCCAACACCTTCGCGGTGTGCACGGAGCACCGGGGCATCCTGCTGCAGGCGAGCAGTGACAAGGACATGCACGACTGGCTCTACGCCTTCAACCCCCTCCTGGCTGGGTCCATAAG ATCCAAGCTGTCCAGAAGGAGAACAGCCCAGATGAGAATCTAA
- the KIF1A gene encoding kinesin-like protein KIF1A isoform X6, with product MAGASVKVAVRVRPFNSREMSRESKCIIQMSGSTTTILNPKQPKETPKSFSFDYSYWSHTTPADINYASQKQVYRDIGEEMLQHAFEGYNVCIFAYGQTGAGKSYTMMGKQEKDQQGIIPQLCEDLFSRINDTTNDNMSYSVEVSYMEIYCERVRDLLNPKNKGNLRVREHPLMGPYVEDLSKLAVTSYNDIQDLMDSGNKARTVAATNMNETSSRSHAVFNIIFTQKRHDAETDITTEKVSKISLVDLAGSERADSTGAKGTRLKEGANINKSLTTLGKVISALAEMDSGPNKNKKKKKTDFIPYRDSVLTWLLRENLGGNSRTAMVAALSPADINYDETLSTLRYADRAKQIRCNAVINEDPNNKLIRELKDEVARLRDLLYAQGLGDIIDNVSDFENNNGTSGAELSQRHDNLSTVTNAIAGISPSSSLSALSSRAASVASLHERIMFAPGSEEAIERLKETEKIIAELNETWEEKLRRTEAIRMEREALLAEMGVAMREDGGTLGVFSPKKTPHLVNLNEDPLMSECLLYYIKDGITRVGREDAEKRQDIVLSGHFIKEEHCLFRSDTRTGGEVIVTLEPCEGADTYVNGKKVTEPSVLRSGNRIIMGKSHVFRFNHPEQARQERERTPCAETPAEPVDWAFAQRELLEKQGIDMKQEMEQRLQELEDQYRREREEANYLLEQQRLDYESKLEALQKQMDSRYYPEANEEEEEPEDEVQWTEREFELALWAFRKWKWYQFTSLRDLLWGNAIFLKEANAISVELKKKVQFQFVLLTDTLYSPLPPDLLPPDAAKDREKRPFPRTIVAVEVQDQKNGATHYWTLEKLRQRLDLMREMYDRAAEVPSSVIEDCDNVVTGGDPFYDRFPWFRLVGSSDISGCNSSPLFNTCMSERMADLTPSPTFSNPDSDITEPADEQHEGQEEEEEEAEDLEEDIFPECPLCDGRDPFYDRSPLFSLVGRAFVYLSNLLYPVPLVHRVAIVSEKGEVKGFLRVAVQAISADEEAPDYGSGVRQSGTAKISFDDQHFEKFQSESCPAVGMSRSGTSQEELRIVEGQGQISDLGPSADEVNNNTCAVTPEDLLLDSPEKSTMDGPLEAALDHLKLGSIFTFRVTVLQASSISAEYADIFCQFNFIHRHDEAFSTEPLKNTGRGPPLGFYHVQNIAVEVTKSFIEYIKSQPIVFEVFGHYQQHPFPPLCKDVLSPLRPSRRHFPRVMPLSKPVPATKLSTMTRPSAGPCQCKYDLMVFFEICELEANGDYIPAVVDHRGGMPCHGTFLLHQGIQRRITVTLVHETGSLIRWKEVRELVVGRIRNTPEADESLIDPNILSLNILSSGYIHPSQDDRQFLDSDMPSISFGNDTRTFYQFETAWDSSMHNSLLLNRVTPYREKIYITLSAYIEMENCTQPAVITKDFCMVFYSRDAKLPASRSIRNLFGSGSLRASESNRVTGVYELSLCRVADAGSPGMQRRRRRVLDTSVAYVRGEENLAGWRPRSDSLILDHQWELEKLSLLQEVEKTRHYLLLREKLETTQRLGLESLSPCSSEDSESRSTSCVSSPLSADGAPEGRTSLPETPSERQKELAVKCLRLLTHTFNREYSHSHVCISASESKSCARLRAETPVHTSAPPQLSEMSVTLMRDPSMSALGVTTLTPSSTCPSLVEGRYNAMEVRTLQVSSRVESPDLEPVVEGEQKKSPARRPEEEKEPQRLLVPDIQEIRVSPIVSKKGYLHFLEPHTNGWVKRFVVVRRPYVYIYNSDKDSVERAILNLSKAQVEYSEDQQAMLKQTPNTFAVCTEHRGILLQASSDKDMHDWLYAFNPLLAGSIRSKLSRRRTAQMRI from the exons CCATCCTGAACCCGAAGCAACCCAAAGAGACACCGAAAAGCTTCAGCTTTGACTATTCCTACTGGTCCCACACCACG CCCGCAGACATCAATTATGCATCCCAGAAGCAGGTGTACCGGGACATTGGCGAGGAGATGTTGCAGCATGCCTTCGAAGGCTATAACGTCTGCATCTTTGCCTACGGGCAGACAGGGGCTGGCAAATCCTACACCATGAtggggaagcaggagaaggaCCAGCAAGGCATCATCCCACAG CTGTGTGAGGACCTCTTCTCCCGAATCAACGACACAACCAACGACAACATGTCCTACTCCGTGGAG GTGAGCTACATGGAGATATACTGCGAGCGGGTCAGAGACCTCCTGAACCCCAAGAACAAGGGGAACCTGCGGGTGAGGGAGCATCCCCTCATGGGCCCCTATGTCGAGGACCTCTCCAAGCTGGCTGTGACCTCCTACAATGACATCCAGGATCTCATGGACTCAGGGAACAAGGCCCG CACGGTGGCTGCCACCAACATGAACGAGACCAGCAGCCGCTCACACGCCGTCTTCAACATCATCTTCACCCAGAAGCGACACGACGCCGAGACGGACATCACCACCGAGAAG GTCAGCAAAATCAGCCTGGTGGACCTGGCTGGGAGCGAGCGAGCTGACTCCACCGGTGCGAAGGGCACGAGGCTGAAG GAAGGAGCAAACATCAACAAGTCCTTGACCACACTGGGGAAAGTCATCTCTGCTCTGGCCGAAATG GATTCAGGGCCAAATAAG aacaagaagaagaagaaaacgGATTTCATCCCCTACCGGGACTCGGTGCTAACCTGGCTGCTGCGGGAGAACCTGG GGGGCAACTCCAGGACCGCCATGGTCGCTGCGCTCAGCCCCGCCGACATCAACTACGATGAGACCCTCAGCACGTTAAG GTATGCTGATCGCGCCAAGCAGATCCGCTGCAACGCCGTCATCAACGAGGACCCCAACAACAAGCTCATCCGGGAGCTGAAGGACGAGGTGGCCCGCCTGCGTGACCTCCTCTACGCCCAGGGTCTCGGGGACATCATTGACA ATGTGTCCGACTTTGAGAACAATAATGGCACTagtggggcagagctgagccaacGCCATGACAATCTCTCCACAGTGACCAACGCCATTGCCGGCATCAgcccctcttcctccctgtcAGCTCTCTCCAGCCGCGCCGCCTCCGTTGCCAGCCTCCACGAGCGCATCATGTTTGCTCCAGGCAGCGAAGAGGCCATCGAGAGGCTTAAG GAAACAGAGAAGATCATTGCTGAGCTGAACGAGACGTGGGAGGAGAAGCTGCGCAGGACAGAGGCGATCCGGATGGAGAG ggaagCCTTGCTGGCCGAGATGGGGGTGGCCATGAGAGAGGACGGAGGCACCCTGGGTGTTTTCTCTCCTAAAAAG ACGCCCCACTTGGTCAACCTGAACGAGGACCCGCTCATGTCTGAGTGCCTTCTCTACTACATCAAGGACGGGATAACCAG GGTTGGTCGGGAAGATGCAGAGAAGAGGCAGGACATTGTTCTCAGCGGGCACTTCATCAAGGAAGAGCACTGCCTCTTCCGCAGCGACACAAGGACGGGCGGTGAAG TGATTGTGACCCTGGAGCCCTGCGAAGGCGCCGACACCTACGTGAATGGCAAAAAGGTGACGGAGCCCAGCGTCCTGCGGTCAG GAAACCGGATCATCATGGGGAAGAGCCACGTCTTCCGCTTCAACCACCCCGAGCAGGCCCGGCAGGAGCGGGAGCGGACGCCGTGTGCGGAGACGCCCGCCGAGCCCGTGGACTGGGCCTTTGCCCAGagagagctgctggagaagcagggcATCGACATGAAGCAGGAGATGGAGCAGAG GCTGCAGGAACTGGAGGACCAGTACCGGCGGGAGAGGGAGGAGGCCAATTACCttctggagcagcagaggctg GACTATGAGAGCAAATTGGaggctctgcagaagcagatgGACTCTAGGTATTACCCTGAGGCCAACGAGGAAGAAGAAGAACCTGAAGATGAAG TGcagtggacggagcgggagttCGAGCTCGCCCTCTGGGCCTTCAGGAAGTGGAAGTGGTACCAGTTCACCTCCCTCCGTGACCTGCTGTGGGGCAACGCCATCTTCCTCAAGGAAGCCAACGCCATCAGCGTGGAGCTGAAGAAAAAG GTCCAGTTCCAGTTTGTCCTCCTGACGGACACGCTGTATTCGCCGCTCCCTCCCGACCTGCTGCCTCCTGATGCTGCCAAGGACCGGGAGAAGCGGCCGTTCCCCCGGACCATCGTGGCTGTGGAGGTGCAGGACCAGAAGAACGGGGCAACGCATTACTGGACCCTGGAGAAGCTCAG GCAGCGCCTGGACCTAATGCGCGAAATGTACGACCGTGCAGCAGAAGTGCCTTCGAGCGTCATCGAGGACTGCGACAACGTGGTGACCGGCGGAGATCCCTTCTACGACCGCTTCCCGTGGTTCAGGCTGGTTGGCAG TTCAGATATCTCTGGCTGCAACAGCTCTCCTCTTTTCAACACATGCATGAGCGAGCGCATGGCTGATCTCACCCCCTCCCCTACCTTCTCGAACCCCGACTCCGACATCACCGAGCCTGCTGACGAGCAGCacgaggggcaggaggaggaggaggaggaggcggaggacCTGGAGGAAGACATCTTTCCGGAGTGCCCGCTGTGTGATGGCCGGGATCCGTTTTACGACCGCTCCCCCCTGTTCAGTTTAGTAGGAAG GGCCTTCGTGTACCTCAGCAACCTGCTGTACCCCGTGCCCCTGGTCCATCGCGTGGCCATCGTCAGCGAGAAGGGCGAGGTGAAGGGCTTCCTGCGCGTGGCCGTCCAGGCCATCTCAG CCGACGAGGAGGCCCCGGACTATGGCTCCGGAGTGCGGCAGTCGGGGACGGCGAAGATATCCTTTGACGACCAGCACTTTGAGAAG TTCCAGTCCGAGTCCTGCCCCGCCGTGGGGATGTCCCGCTCGGGAACCTCCCAGGAGGAGCTGCGCATCGTCGAAGGCCAGGGGCAGATCAGTGACTTGGGGCCCTCCGCCGACGAAGTCAACAACAACACCTGCGCAG TGACACCAGAGGACCTTCTCCTGGACAGCCCAGAGAAGTCCACAATGGATGGGCCCCTGGAGGCAGCTCTGGACCACCTGAAGCTGGGCAGCATCTTCACTTTCCGAGTGACTGTCCTGCAAGCCTCCAGCATCTCAGCAGAATATGCAGATATCTTCTGCCAGTTCAA CTTCATCCATCGCCACGACGAGGCCTTTTCAACAGAGCCCTTGAAGAACACAGGGCGAGGGCCGCCGCTGGGTTTCTACCACGTCCAAAAC atTGCTGTGGAGGTGACCAAGTCCTTCATCGAGTACATCAAGAGCCAGCCGATCGTATTTGAAGTTTTTGGGCACTATCAGCAACACCCCTTCCCACCTCTCTGCAAGGACGTCCTCAG CCCACTGAGGCCATCCCGGCGCCACTTCCCCCGGGTGATGCCGCTCTCCAAGCCAG tgcctgccACCAAACTGAGCACCATGACTCGTCCCAGCGCCGGACCCTGCCAGTGCAAGTACGACCTGATGGTCTTCTTCGAGATCTGCGAGCTGGAGGCCAATGGCGA CTACATCCCGGCCGTTGTGGACCACCGCGGAGGCATGCCGTGCCACGGCACCTTCCTGCTCCACCAG GGTATCCAGAGGAGGATCACCGTCACCTTGGTGCATGAAACGGGCAGCCTGATCCGCTGGAAGGAAGTGCGGGAGCTGGTTGTGG GTCGGATCCGGAACACCCCAGAAGCTGACGAGTCTCTCATCGACCCCAACATCCTGTCCCTGAACATCCTGTCCTCTGGCTACATCCATCCTTCCCAGGATGACCG GCAGTTTCTTGATTCGGATATGCCTAG CATTTCATTCGGAAATGACACTAG GACTTTCTACCAGTTTGAGACGGCGTGGGACAGCTCCATGCACAACTCCCTGCTGCTCAACCGCGTCACCCCGTACCGGGAGAAAATCTACATCACCCTTTCCGCATACATCGAG ATGGAGAACTGCACCCAGCCCGCCGTCATCACCAAAGATTTCTGCATGGTTTTCTACTCCCGCGACGCCAAGCTCCCTGCCTCCCGCTCCATCCGCAACCTCTTCGGCAGCGGCAGCCTGCGGGCTTCCGAGAG CAACCGCGTGACGGGCGTCTACGAGCTGAGCCTGTGCCGTGTGGCGGACGCCGGCAGTCCAG GCATGCAGAGGCGTCGCCGGCGTGTGCTGGACACCTCCGTAGCCTACGTCAGGGGAGAGGAGAACCTGGCCGGCTGGCGGCCCCGCAGCGACAGCCTCATCCTCGACCATCAGTGGGAGCTGGAGAAACTCAGCCTCCTGCAAGAA GTGGAGAAGACCAGGCACTACCTGCTGCTGCGTGAGAAGCTGGAGACCACCCAGCGGCTGGGCCTGGAGAGCCTGTCCCCGTGCTCCAGCGAGGACTCCGAGTCTCGAAGCACCTCCTGCGTCTCCTCCCCGCTGTCTGCCGACGGGGCCCCGGAGGGACGGACCTCTCTGCCCGAGACCCCCAGCGAGAGGCAGAAGGAGCTGGCTGTGAAG TGCCTGCGCCTGCTCACGCACACCTTCAACCGCGAGTACAGCCACAGCCACGTCTGCATCAGCGCCAGCGAGAGCAAG AGCTGTGCCCGGCTTCGGGCAGAGACTCCAGTCCACACCTCCGCTCCTCCACAGCTGTCTGAAATGTCTGTGACCCTGATGAGAGATCCCTCCATGTCAGCTCTCGGGGTCACCACCCTCACCCCCTCCTCAACCTGCCCATCGCTGGTGGAAGGACGCTACAATGCCATGGAAGTCAG AACCCTGCAGGTCTCCTCCAGGGTGGAGAGTCCTGACCTGGAGCCTGTGGTGGAAGGGGAGCAGAAGAAGTCCCCAGCCCGCCGgcctgaggaagagaaggagccCCAGCGTCTGCTGGTGCCCGACATTCAGGAGATCCGGGTCAG ccccatCGTCTCCAAGAAGGGCTACCTGCACTTCCTGGAGCCCCACACCAACGGGTGGGTGAAGCGCTTCGTGGTGGTCAGGCGCCCGTACGTCTACATCTACAACTCGGACAAGGACTCGGTGGAGAGGGCCATACTCAACCTCTCCAAGGCCCAAGTGGAGTACAGCGAGGACCAGCAGGCCATGCTGAAG CAGACCCCCAACACCTTCGCGGTGTGCACGGAGCACCGGGGCATCCTGCTGCAGGCGAGCAGTGACAAGGACATGCACGACTGGCTCTACGCCTTCAACCCCCTCCTGGCTGGGTCCATAAG ATCCAAGCTGTCCAGAAGGAGAACAGCCCAGATGAGAATCTAA